The sequence CTTTAAACCTCAAAACCTGAGATGTGAGTGtgagaaaagagaataaaggacTCATAACCATTGGGCAGAATTACCTTTGAATCATCTCAAGTGAGGGTTTCCCACTCTCCGCccccttccatttctttctctagcgctctctctcttccagagagacaatTCAACAGCCTCTTCTCAACCCATACCTGGCTTCAAATAACACTCACATTCAGGAAGTTCTTCTTTACATTTAACTCAAATCCCTCTGCTACAGTGTGGAGATTTGGAACAGTCAATTCCCATTCTCTTTATGGCAAGTCTTCTTAAAGATTCACAAGCTTATAAAGGACAACCATACCAATTTCACCCAGGGCATACAGCTTCCTTAAGCATTTTCCATGAATATTTTACTATACAGTTATCAATAACCCATTGCCTAGTCTGTGGAGAGCTTACCCATTGAGCAAATTTCTACAGCTGGAGAAAGACAATAGCCCCTATCCAATTACTCAAGGGACTGTCTGCATTAGTAAATACCTATGCTTTTGTGAAGACAATATTAGTTTGAAGCTTGGGACAGAACAAAGACTAACCCTAGAGCAGAATGCTTATGTCTGAGTAGGAAAGCACATAGGGATGACCAATCTTTGGCCAACTGTCTACCACTCTGCTCAGAATATCACCCCTTTGTGTGAGCAAGATGAAGCTTTTTAGAATTTTGAAACATAGCACCCAATGTGGGTCTCCACTGAAATTTGTAATCCTATCTCCCCATGCCCCCATCACATATCTCAAACTGTTTCTTCtctaaagcattaaaaaaaataaataaaaacaaacaaacaaaaaacctggatCAATACAAAAGATCTTCAGCTGACTTTTAGGAGCAAACAACATATGTTCTTGAACATCTGTGATTTTCCCAAgctattttttcccccattattgTCAAGAGAAAAGAAGTTTAGTGGAATGTTTCTCCACAGAGGCACAAGTCTATAATACTCCCCGTTGATTACATATAAAAGACACAAAATATTAGTTTATTAGAAGCAGCTTGAACCACTGCTGTACAAAGCAGTTCTCTGATGGAACAGATTTATGAAGTAACAGCTGAAAGGTATGTAGATCACAAGATACATGACAAATGTACTTTATTACACGGATCAGAAATACCATATGTACTAGCAGTTACTGTACAGTGATACACAACACCCAGCTAAGACTATTTAAAGGCTTTGCTGATATTGAAAACTATAAAGACAATGTGAGAATGAGAAAGTGTTTCGTAAGACAGAATAATGCCAAGACAAGTCATCGCTTTAGGAAATTAAACACACTCTGCATATTATAAACTTAATGTATTATAAAACTATGccgtttttaaattaaaatgcaaaggACTTCACCCCATTCATTGCTTAAAGCAGATGTTCATAACGTTTTTCCATACTTTAAAGTGGAACTTAGTGGAATGAATACCAGACTTAACaacattaacaaatttaagatttCAGATTTTGTTACTTCCACCAAAAAGATACTTAAGTCTGCAATCATGGGGTGCCAAAAAACTATCTAAGGGCAAAATAAGCACAATACATTTCAAAGTACTTTACCAGCTTTCTACTGAAATTCCAAGTACAATATTTGAGTCCATTCTGCCACATTCCAAACAAGTGGCTGTCCAGTCTTAGCTTGACAGGATAGTCCTCCCAAGCTGCTTGTTCCACCTCCCAACAAACATCTTAGTTAGAAGGTTCTTCCTTAGATTCAATCAAAACCTGTCTCTGAAGCTTCCCATCAGACATTCATTCTATACTCTGGGACAGCCTTGCCCACTGCTTAACAATTGCATAGCTTTAGGCAACTTTACTTACCTCTTCAAagctgtttcctcctctgcaaatagagataaaaaGAGTACTGACCCCACAGTATTGTTTtagggattaaatgaaataatacaggtAAAGTATTTAACACAGTAAGCATTCTCTAAATGTTGGCTGTTATTACTAGTATTCTAGCAAATGAGTCCTATTTGACATCACATCCTATTCTCCTATTCTAAAATAGGTGCGAAAGACTCTTGGCATTCAACTGTGTAAAGTTTAAGGGTTTTTGTAAGCAGGCACAAACCTCGCCCTGGCCCTCCTGCTGCCTGATGGGGCCCTGGGAACAACAGAGTGGCCTTAACCTGGCATGAGTATTTAAGAGTTCCCTATTGCCCCTCAACATTTCCTTGTTAAACTGGCATGTGCCTGCTGCAATGGTGTTTTTACATTCTGGCAAATACAGGGGAAAAGCTTTGTATTTCTTGACTATAGCATGAATGTGAATCACTCTGCCAGGTGGCATCAGAAGTTAGTTGCTTAGCTAGTAAGCTTAGTCAGCAGCCCACCATCTGCATCTCAATTGTAGTATTTATAAATTTGGGAATTTCCTGAGGTCTCTTTAGATTTCtcctatttattctattttatggctagCACTTCACTACTCCTACACACCACTACCCTCACCATCAACACCAGTCCATTTCAGATATTTAAATCGTCATTTATAGccagttacatttttttctccaactCCTAAAAATCATATCCCAGATATATTGAtccaaattttgaaaatattcacatTTCCTCATAAGCAAATATATTCTGCTGCATATTTACTCTACACAGCATGTGAACTAGTAGGGGGAAAATGTATCTAAAATgtgacattgggcttccctggtggcgcagtggttgagagtccgcctgccaatgcaggggacacgggttcgtgccccagtccgggaagatcccacatgccgcggagcagctgggcctgtgagccgtggccgctgagcctgcgcgtccggagcctgtgctccgcaacgggagaggccacaacagtgagaggcccgcgtaccgcaaaaaaaaaaaaaaaagtaaaatgtgacATTAGAAAGAAACATGTACTCAAAACCACAACCACTAGATTCTACTTTAGAGTGTCAACGGCAGTTCACATTCCTTCTCTGGTTAGTAGCTTGGGTACCACTGAATGTGGGCTATACCTTTAGGATGGGATCAGCCCATTCTAAAGGCATGCTACCAAAGGAACTCCAGTCTGGTTTAGGCCTAGAGATTTGAGAAGGTGTCAATAAATCATTTCTCTATTGAAACCAGCTCTTCATCTGATCCTGAGCCCCCCGAACAGATTGAACCAAAAATAAGTATTCTACCTTAAAACTACCTTTTTTTCTTAGCAAGAGTTTGCACACCCTTGAGAGGCAGAATGGCACTCcaggagcataggctctggagctTGACTGTCTGACTTTGAATCCCAGATATATGgcctgtgtgcctcagtttcccgtGGTGTATAGAGAGATAATATCAATACCAAACTCAAAGGattgctgggaggattaaatgagttaatacttcGATTGAAGAGTTTAGGATTAAATAATTTAGAACAAAGCCTGATATGCAAAACAACCAATAAATGAAAGCAGTTTTGATCATCCTTAGatgatactttaattttaaatttaatttcttaaaaaacaaaaataaaatgtcacattCAATCCCTAATGTGATTCAGTCCACtcaataaaattccaaaaaatgATTTGGTGCTTAGCTTGAGCTCCATCTGGTGGTTTTACAGAATTCTTTGGAAAACATCAGTCAAATAAAGAGATGACAAATTTTATGAAGCTAATCATTTAAGAGATTAAAGGACTATGCTATACTTCTCAATTTATAACCTCCAGGAAAAATGCAACAAAGAAGTGATCGTACATTGCACTCATTCTGGAATGCTAGTCTAAATTTCCCGCTAAAATTTAGAGGTAGGAAGAATCCTGCTGGCCACACAGTACAGGAACTCAGTGACCATAGAGGTCCCCATCACAAGCTATGCAAGACAATTTCTCTTTCATAGCCAATTTGCCAGAGGACATAGGACACTTGAGAACATGTTTCTCAAATATGTTTTTTGATAGTGATATTTTGATTTTGTTAACTATTAAGTTAAATCCTGACTGTACAAACTTCATGACTAGACAACCATTAAGTGACCAGCCTAACATCACTGAAAGGCCCTGGATGAAAGCTCAAAGCTACTATCTACTGTTGGAGTCAAATTGGAGGTTATCAGCCTCAGAAAACATGATATCCCTGGTACTGGCTTCTGACctcaaaaatccagaaaaaacATACGTAACAATGCTGCCAAATTTTAAATAAGCACTACGTGTGTAACATCATTGATGTAGACAATTCCTAtgatgggaaaataaaaaggaaacagctGGTGTATTTAGGTTGATATTATCATGGCTTAATTAGATGATGTTagcaaatttttatttcatgaataaacatttatgtatttGCCTTTTCCTCACAAACTCTGTTCAAAATtataccaaaaggcaaaaaaaggcCATGAACTTTTTTGAACTTTCCAACTCACATCTTCTGTTAGCTTccttaagtatttaaaaataatccacTAACTTTTTGGTGAACTAACCACTGAATAGACTGACAAAAgcctattatataaaataatcctAAGACTTTACTAGCATTAAATTTCAGCTTCTAATCTAAAAGATTTGGGTCCTGTCCTATTTATCTCTATACTGTGTCCCAGCGTAGCTGTGTACCCAGTACAAAATTTGTGACCTGATGCCTAAGTGACCTTATTCCACTAGGTCTCATTTTTAACTTGGTTTTCTCTGAAGCTAACAGCCTCTTCTGAGTACATACCCATGAGGGCAGACACCTCGTCTTGTTCCCTGGGTCCCTAGCACCTGGAAAAGTCAGCTAGATCTCTATATGACTATATAGGCATACTTCATTTTACTGCGCTTTGCACATATTgcgttttttttctttgatttttacaaattgaaggttatcagcgccatttttccaacagcattagtttttaattaaggtatgtatatcGGTTTTTTACATGCAATGCTATTGTaaaacagactacagtatagtgtaaacgtaatttttatatgcactagAAAACCAAAAACTCATGTGGtccactttattgcagtggtctggaactgaatgtGCAGTATCTCCAAGATATGCCTGTATTAAGCTAATATTGTATTTGAATCTTCAAGTATgtagcatttcccaaacttaatgaccatgtaatatatttttttcaccacACATCCAGAAAAGCTAATTCTGAGAATCATACTCTGAGAATAACATAAAAACTGAAGCACATTAAACTAGTTCCCAGGATGTTCTAATCTCCTAAAAAGATGGAGCATAATAATTTGCACACATCAATATTCCACctaaaaatttaagatttttaaaaaatttaactgaaAAATCTGGTCTTCTCTACTACTAGAAAACCTTAAGGATATATGAAAGAACAGATCTTCAAGATCTAGACAGAGTATCTTTTATTCTGAATTATACAAAATCAAAACTCCAAACAAGTACTGCTTATACGATCCACTGACATATTTTCACATGatatataatttactttaaatatgAGTTAGCTCAAATTTGTCAGTATAATATTAAGTTTCATCTTTCCTAAGACTGAATGATTACAACCGCATTAATACTCGAGAGAATTCTGATGTCTGATAATCCCTGCATATTGGATAGCATTCAATTAAAATATCAGTGTAGCTTTCattcatcaaagaaaatattttattcaagttaCCAAGACAAATTTGAGGAGTTACGTTGGGCTGGAATTGAAGAAAAAGGCCaagttaaaaaatggaaacaaagtttCCATTTGGTGGAAGCTGAAATCAATGTATACATGCTAATCAAAGACCTGTCCCATGCGGCATTTTTCAAGTTTGTAAGGGTCTACCAGGCCAAACCCTTCGCTGCCTTGATggcttttgctttgctttttcctttctttttctctcgcTTTGCTTTTAGCCTTTTTCTTTGCCTCTGGTTCATCCATATGGGGTACTGCCCATGCTGGTCTAGAAGagtctttttgtttctcttaataTCAGTCTCCATTTTCATGTCATctgaattaaaaaatggaaaaactattAATACTCACGAATGCAACCCCATGAAAAAGCACATTAATGCAATGAGGACACTGAACTTAAAAGTGGCATGAAagtacaaaagcaaaaaaaaaaaaaaaaaattcctttatttgTGCAATGATCTTTGACTAACACTCAAAAAAACTCCTTACAGCACATTCAGTAGAATCATACACATGATGCCATGTGTTCCCACAACCATGAAAGACATAAAAAGTATCTGTGAGGAACTAGAAACATCATCTATTTAGTCAATAAGAAACTTTCTAGAGAATGTTGTTatgcaacccaatcaaaaaatgggcagaagacctaaagagacatatctccaaagaagaaatacagatggccaataggcacatgcaaagatgctcaacatcgctaattattagagaaatgcaaatcaaaactacgatgaggtatcacctcacaccagtcagaatggccatcatttaaaagtctacaaataacaaatactagagagggtgtggagaaaagggaaccctcttgcactgttggtgggaatgtaagttggtgcagccactgtggaaaacattatggaggttcctcagaaaactaaaaattgaattaccatttgatccaccaatcccactcctgggcatatatccagacaaaactataactcaaaaagacacatgcaccactttgtttgtagcagcactattcacaatagccaagacatgcaaacaacgtaaatgtccatcgacaggtgaatggataaagaagatgtggtacatatacagaatactactcagccataaaaaagaaaaaaagaacaaaataatgccatttgcagcaacacagatgcaactatagattatcatattaagtgaagtacatcagaaagagaaagacaaataccatatgatatcacttatatgtggaatctaaaatatgacacaaatgaacctatctatgaaacagaaacagaatcagggacatagactggtggttgccaaggaggaaggGAGTGGGAGAGGGTAGGAGTCAgagttcgggattagcagatgcaaactggtatagaatggataaataacaaagtcttactgtatagcacagggaactatattcagtatcctgttataaacaataatggaaaagaataagaaaaagaatgtatatgtataactgagtcactctgctgcacagcagtaattaatacaacactgtacttcaactatacttcaataagaaataaattttttaaaaaagagaacattgTTATGATTGTCCTTTCCAACAGTGTAAGTTACATAGGAAACATTTAGGAGATATGGGTTTGAATTACTGCATTAGGGGTAAGTTTATGGTTCTGAAAACATGCGAGTTATGAGAACACTCCTCGGATTAGGTGCTTTCTTGAGCTAAATAAAATTGTTGTGTCAATAAAAAGTGCACCCACGCTTCTAATGGACAGGgcttagaagaaaataaactatTAGGAATGACTGACCACTTCCAATGAAGAGTACTTGGAAGAGGAACAGCAGCAAGCAGCAAGCTTCATGACAGAACAGACCTGGATATCCTGGGGCTGCCACTTTTTTATCCAGGTTACACTCAGGTATCCAGCTCTTCTAACAGAAGACTTATTAGCAAGAAGCTCAGCACAGCCATGCTGTGGTCCATCTATCACCAACCTTATCTATTGTGAAGGACATAGCCATAATGTCCCTCTCTGGGAACTTACCAGGGTACACAGGTTTTCTGTGGACTCTGCTACCTGACATTATATTAGTTCATTTATCTGGTTTACTTTCCGTCTCCTCCAATGTGATGTAAATCCCACTAGGATGGAGGCCATTtctgttattcatcattgttgcctcagtacctagaatagtgcctgataTACATTAGCCCTTCAATAACTGGTCACTGAATGATTATTTTAGGTGCTGTTCTAGGTTCTGGGGATACAGTGGTCCAAATAAGCTCCTTGCTCTCATGGAGTTCTCAATGTTCTGTTGAGGGGAGAATGACAAAGCAAACTTCAGCTTGTGGTTacagcctttttaaaaagaagcactgGAACGAGATTAAGTAGGACCAGGCAGTCTGTGGTAAGCACACGGAAATATAATGAGGTGATTTAAGCATGAGAATGACATAATTGATTTATATCCTAAAAAGATCATACTGGGTGATATGTCAAAAATGAATCAGAAATGAGCAAAAGCTGAAGAGAGAGTTAAAATGGCTACTACTGTGGTTCAGGCAAGAGATAATTGTCATTAAAGTGAAAGCATGAAATTAGGAGAAAAATGGATAGATTCCTAATGTATTTTGGAGATAGTCAAGAAGATGTGCTAATGGTTTACAGGTAGGAGATAAAGGAAAGAGGGATTGAGGATAATgactattatatacattatatacagcTTCCAACTTTAGACTATATTAAAACAGACGTACCTAGAATCTGTCAAAATCAAATACAGGGAAACTAATCTTTAGGATAATAATATAAGGGCAGAGGACTCTCAGAATGGAACCTAGATCTTGCAAAGGGTAAAATGAAGAAAGACCTCCTTCTATCCTGCCTAGTTCTTGACTCCTGTGTACCCTTCCAACGAGAGTGTGTCTAGGTTTGTCTACTCCTGTAGTACTATTTCTGAGACACTTAGGCTATTGTATAAGCACAAAAGGCTCACTCTGAATAATCCAAAACATACCTACTCACATGAGGTGGCTTTAAAATAGCTTAGCATAGAATCTCTAGTAGCATCTCCAAAGAATTACATGGGCATGGCAGGACATTTGTAGGGAAGTTAGTGTGAGAAAGAATggaagacagtgaaaaagagtcaCAAAAGGaagttgatatatttttttttaatgaaacacatAAACTCACCTGTTTCATCTTTCACCACACATTGCGTTTTCTCTTGACAAAGTTTGGGTTCCACCACAGTTGCTATCTCTTGAACATCTTTCATTAAAACATCACCATCTACTTTAAGAATACTTTTAAGTCTGTTGAGCTCCTTTGgggcattcttttttctcttttcagcacGCATCTTCCTTTTCCACTTACTCCGTAAACTTTTAGCCATATTTTACCTGGAAAgctaaaaaattacattttcaaaagcAACTATTTACtatcaaacaaaaatacaaatcccTGGAAAACCAGGTCAAAAGGCATCTCTGCAGAACATGAACAACTGGAAAGTAAACTCTTCACTCTGTTCATGACTTACGATGGCATAATGTGCAAATTATGTGAGGATCAACGTGGCATATACAGCCACTAAATAACAATTAAGAACACCAAACCAAACTCCCCGTGGCCACTGGCACACTGTGAATCAAGCCAATTCTGAAAGCTCCTGTAATTTCCATACAAGATGCAGAAATTTAATTTCCCCCCAAATGCAAAGAGTGCCATCACCTTACATTTATGCAACaacttaaaaatcacaaaatattttgtaaatcttTTAACTGAATCCTGATTTCCCCCAAACCTACACGCGACCCCACCCACCCCAATTTTCCTCATTATCCACCCCCTCAAATCAATCTAGCTATTTTAAACTTGTCTATTTCTACTCTTGCTTTCCCTCAACCCCTCAGTCCCAGCCCATCCCCCAAAAGATGGTCAACGttagcttttaaaaacttaaagagCAGACAGTGTCTTTCTTGGAATTAATGATTTTCCAACTCATATATTCAAGATCTACAAGGGTATTTGTGACCTGGCCCCGGCCTCATTTAACTCTTATCTCATGCTCCACGCCATCCTCAAACACCAATTACATCTGAAGAAAGTCCAATCAATGCCAACTGAGGGACAGTGTGGGGATGTGATGAGGGCTGGGAAGGGATTATAGAGTTTACAGGGAAGCTCGTGGGAATGACTTATAACATCATCTTGACTGTGCTGACAGATTTATGTTTGTGTGTTAGTATACATGGATATATCttacacactttaaatatgtgcagtttgtTGTGTTAATTACACATCAATAGGCAGTTAATCACtaagaatttattttgaaaaaaaataaagaaaaataaaaatgtccaaaTGACGTTGACTTCTCAGTATCTTTACATTTGCCGTCCCTTTGCCTGGGAACTGATCCTTCACTTCAGTACCTCAGAGACAGCTTTTCTGACTCCTGTAAGCTCACCTTTTATTCTCTACCACctcatccttttctttcctgtttaatACGTGTTACAATCTAAAATtcttaagtttattttctgtCATTCCCGGTGGCCTGTGGGCTCCACGAAGGCAAGGGATAAATAGGTCTTGTTCGCTACTGAATCCCCCAGTGCGTAGCACTGTGCACACAGTAAAGTATAAGCACACATTTGTTAAACGGACGACTGGTGGAGTAACTTTTCTGGACGGCAGCAATCACAAACTCACTCTGTCCCGTGTGTACAACGCAAACCCTGAggggggctgggagagaaggATTGCGGTACACAGCCCTGAGCGGGGCTGAACCACTAAGGAGGACTCCACTTCCCACAGAGCACCGGGAAGCCCCACCAGGACCACCAACCACCAAGACAACGGGAGACCCTCGTCCTAAAGGAGGCCTGCGTCTCTGGCCCGGGCTCAAGCTTGCCAGACAGGGACGACGCTTGAAAGTCTTTCCACGGGCGGCGAAATCGAGTCCCAAGTCCCACGCCCCACTGGAGCCGGTTGGTAAAAAGAACTCACCTGAGAAAACCCAGGAACTCGGACACCCCACGCTGCTCACGCCGACCGGAAGCCCCCGCACTTCCGCCTTCCCGGCAACCCGCTCTactgcccccgccccccgggcgGCGCGCTGCTCGCTGGGAGCCAAAAGGCCCCGGACGGCCTAGAGAGGCGGGGTCCTCTGGAGTCCCGGGCTGAGGTGCTTCTTCCCTTGGGTGCGAGTGCTGACCTGGGAGCTGGGCTCCTCCCAGATAGGTTCTGAAGTCGGATTAGGGAAATGCGGAGAAACCGCGTCAAGGGTCGGACGCCAGCTAGGCCTGCGTCCCGAGCGTGAGCGGGGTAGCCCCGAGACTAAGCCAAGGAGGGAGAACCGCCAGATGACCCTGCCGTCAGGTGGGGAGCTCGGAGCCGACCTCTAGGTTAACGTCAGGCCTCCCCATTCGCACATATTCACCACGTCGCGTGTTCCTCTAGAAGCCGAATTAAGATCTTTATTTGCAGCCCTTAAATTTCCCCATCCCTGGTGGTGGTCTCATGGTTGTACATATATATCAAAACTTGTCAAACTGTATCCTTTAAGTATGTGCAATTCATTGTTATGTCCGTTATGCCTCAAAGCtgttaccaaaaacaaaaacccctttCTCATCCCGAAGACAAGTTCAAAGGGTAAAATGATCAAACTAATTCAGTTCAATCAGTGTTTACCCAGCTAATCACTAATGTATACCAGACACAATACTTAGCCTAGGACACTCGGCTTCGGTGACGGTCACGCTGATCACAAACACCACCAgttctttttgttattattttacatatgcTCCTAATATCACTGGCTTTGGAACCGTACAGGTCTGTGGTATTTATGGTTCTAACACTTGCTGTGAGTGATAAGAGTACTATCTCAGAGCCTGGATTTCCTTATCTATAGAACGAACCTAATACAACCTAATAATCCTAGGTAGGGGATATAAAAGCTCACAAATGGCCGCTCATATCATTTTCACATAATAAATTCAAGCATGCACGGGACTATTTGTAAGCAGTATTTTCTAGAGATTTACAACATACACCAAGAACCAGTAAATGAATTGTCTTTAATCATGGCCTAGTAAACTCCTGTCTGGTTACTAGTAAAAGAG is a genomic window of Kogia breviceps isolate mKogBre1 chromosome 12, mKogBre1 haplotype 1, whole genome shotgun sequence containing:
- the LLPH gene encoding protein LLP homolog, with translation MAKSLRSKWKRKMRAEKRKKNAPKELNRLKSILKVDGDVLMKDVQEIATVVEPKLCQEKTQCVVKDETDDMKMETDIKRNKKTLLDQHGQYPIWMNQRQRKRLKAKREKKKGKSKAKAIKAAKGLAW